The nucleotide window GCCTTCGAAGCGCACGGTGCCGGCGTACTTGCCGAACAACTGCATGACCTGGCCTTCGTTGGGGGCGACCTGGAAGAAGCCTTTGCAGGCGAAACCCAGCAACACGAACAGCACGATGCCTGCGAAAAATGTCCCGGGGGCGCTTTCTGGCCGGCCGGCGGAAAGAATCAATGCCAGTGCGCCGGCGCCGATCAACAGGCAGACGACAATGGTGGGAATACCTGCAACTGAAAAACCTTGACGTTCGTTCATAAGACTTCCTCCCTGGTTCGGGAGGAAGTAGATATCAAAGTGATATCAGTTGCAAGTGCCGCTCACCCGCCGCCGGGACCGCCCAGGCTTCCGCCGCGCACGCCGGGGCTGCCCGCTGTCTGCATCTGGGGTGGCGTGGGCGCCATCAGCTCACCGGCTGACCAGACGTCCGAGATCTGGAGCGCGTTGAAAAGCTCGGTGGCCGAGAAGAATCGCCACGGATCGCCGTCGCCCACCGAAAGCGCGATATGAGTCATGTCGAAGCGACGCAGCGCCGCGTCATAGCTTTGCCAGCGACCATCGACCCAGGCCTGCACCCAGGCATGGGGGAGGAAGACGCGGGAAGCACCGCCGTAGCGATCGGCGTAAACCATGCCGGTCACGACACGCGCGGGGATGCCTTGCGAACGCGCCAAGGCCGCCAGCAGGACGGCGTATTCGGTGCAATCACCCTGGCGCGAGTTGAGCACTTCCAGTGCCGATGCATAGCCCACGTCGAGGCCGTGCTGGTTGATATATCGGCTGACAAACAGGCGCAGGAGGCGCATGCGTTGCCGGTTCGATGTGGCGTTGCCCACCGCTTCGGCGGCGACCGATCGGATGGCCGGTGCGTCCGATTGCAGCCAGGCATTGGCTTGCGTGTCGTCCGACGTCGGTCCTGCTTCGCCGCCCGCGAACGGCATCCCGACGTCGATGTAGTAGTCCCCGTTGCCCAGCGGAGTGATCCGCTGTTCATCGGTCTGGATGAATGGCTCGGCTATGTTGCCCTTGACGTGCACTTTGTAGCGCAGGAAATCCCTGCGCAGGTTCGAGGTCAACGGTCGCGGCGAATCGACCATCGCGGCGCGGAACATATCCACGTCCTGCACCGGTGCCGTGGCGCAGGCTTCGCTGCAGGCCTGCATTTCCAGCTGGCGCCCGAGCATCGAGATGATGCCCCGTCGCGCACGTCCTTCATGGTCCAGCCACAGGTCGAGGATCTGGTCACCGCGTGCCTGGTGCAGTCGCTGGCGCTGGTGGCTGAGCGTTTCCGTTCCATCGGGCAACTGCACCTGTTCGTTGCCGATGACTTCGATGCTGACGTCCATGACGCTCTGGGTCGCCGGGTCGAACATCTGCAGCGGATAGGTTGTGCCGGGATGGGCACTGGCCGCCATCATGGCTTTGCGTTGCCCTTCATTGAGCACTGCACCGGCGGGCCATGCAATGACGGCGTCGCGGCGTGCGCCGCCCACGATGGTTTCCACCTGGAAGGTGCCATCGGCCTGTCGCTTGCCTTCGACCGTACTTTCCATGGCCGAGAGGCGGGTGCGGGTGCCGAAGCCCAGCGGCTTGCTGTCGTCGGACTCCAGGCTGCTGATGACGTTACTCAACGGGATGCTCGTCCCGTTTCGATTGAGCATGATGGAAAGGGTTTGTGTGGTGCTGATGGTGTCGCCGGCATAGACACGGTCGATACGCAGGCTGCCGATCTTGCGGCCGCCCAGCAACACGGTCATCCAGTTGGTTTCGGTCCTGGGCGTGGCCGGCTGGGCCTGAACGCAGGTCAAGGGGCACAGCACCAGCACCAGCAAGAGCGTGGCGAGTAAACGGCGCATGTTCGATTCCGTTGGGGACGGTTCAGGTACAGTTGATGCCGAGTTTGCCCTGACGTCAATGCGCACTGCAACGTAGCTGTCATGAAGCCTGCGAACCCAGGCGGGACAGGGCCCCGGCCGCCTTCTACAATGCCGCTTTGCCTGCTCCGGGACCCCCACGATGAAACCCTTTGGAACCCCCCATTCCGGCCATGCGCTGCGCGTTCTGCTGCTGGGCTCGGGTGAGCTGGGCAAGGAAGTTGCCATTGAACTGCAGCGCCTGGCCGTGGAAGTGATCGCCGTGGACCGCTATGCCAACGCCCCTGCCATGCAGGTGGCGCATCGCAGCCACGTGATCGACATGCTCGACGGCGCGGCGCTGCGTGCCCTGATCGAGCAGGAACGCCCCGACCTGGTGGTTCCCGAAATCGAGGCGATCCATACGCCGACCCTCGTGACGATGGAAGAGGAAGGCCTCAAGGTCATTCCCACGGCGCGCGCCGCCTGGCTGACGATGGATCGCGAAGGCATCCGTCGCCTGGCGGCCGAAGAGCTGGGCCTGCCGACGTCGCGCTACCGCTTTTGCGACAGCGACGAGGAGTACCGCGCCGCGGCCGCCGAGATCGGATTCCCCTTCGTCATCAAGCCGGTCATGAGTTCATCGGGCAAGGGCCAGAGCGTGGTCCGTGGCGACGCCGACCTGCAGCATGCGTGGGACTACGCCCAGTCAGGCGGACGCGCTGGCAAGGGCCGCGTGATCGTCGAGGGCTTTGTCGATTTCGACTACGAAATCACCATGCTCACCGTGCGCCACAAAGACGGCACCAGCTTCTGCGCGCCCATTGGCCATCGCCAGGAAGATGGTGACTACCGCGAATCCTGGCAGCCACAGCCGATGAGTGACGCCGCGCTGGCCGAAGCACAGCGACAGGCTGACGCCATCACGGCGGGCCTGGGTGGATGGGGCGTGTTTGGCGTCGAGTTCTTCGTCAAGGGCGATGCGGTGATCTTTTCGGAAGTCAGCCCGCGTCCGCACGACACTGGCCTTGTCACGCTTATTTCGCAGGACCTGTCCGAGTTTGCGTTGCATGCTCGCGCCATTCTGGGTTTGCCGATTCCCGCGATTCGCCAGTGCGGGCCATCGGCGTCATGCGCCGTCCTGGTCGAAGGCGACGGTGAAGCGCCGCGCTACCACGGTGTCGCCGAAGCGCTGGCTGAGCCGGATACGCAGCTGCGCATCTTCGGCAAGCCCGCCGTGAAAGGACGCCGTCGCATGGCCGTCACCCTGGCGCGCGACGAAAGCATCGAGTCGGCCAAGGCCAGGGCGATGCGTGCCGCGGGCAAGATCAGCGTGACCTTCTGAGGCGACGGCGGGCGATGGTCGCCCGCCTCTCACGCCCTGCACCTGACCTGTGCGAGCATCGTCCCTGGAAACGTGACGAGAGGCTCCGCACATGCAGACATCCGCGTTCGCCCACTGGCTCGTGGTCCTGGTGGAAACCCTGGCAGCGCTGTTCATCGTGCTGCTGGTGGTGACGATCATGGTGGTGATGGTGGTGTGGCTTGTGGACCGCAACCAGACCGGCAATTCGGTCTTGCGCAATTTCCCCGTCATCGGACACTTTCGCTACTGGTTCCTGCATCTGGGCGAGTTCTTCCGTCAGTACCTGTATTCCAGCGACCGCGAAGAAATGCCGTTCAATCGCGCGCAACGCACCTGGGTGTATCGCGCGGCCAAGAACGTGGACAACACCAACGCCTTCGGCTCAAGTCGCGACTTGCGCGCCGAGGGCGTGCCATTTTTTGTCAATGCGCCGTTTCCATCGCTGGGCGAAAAGCATGTCGAGCCCCGCCCAGTGGTGCTGGGGCCTTACACGCGCGAACCGTATGCGCATGCCGCCTTCTTCAATATTTCTGCGATGAGCTTCGGAGCGCTGTCCGCGCCGGCGGTCAGGGCGCTTTCCATGGGTGCGGCCAAGGCGGGCATCTGGATGGATACCGGTGAAGGCGGCCTGGCGCCGTATCACCTGGAGGGTGGCTGCGACATCGTGTTCGAGATTGGCACGGCCAAATACGGTGTGCGTACCGCGGATGGCAAGCTGGACGATGCCAAGTTGCTGGCCATCTGTGCCCACAAACAGGTGAAGATGGTCAGCATCAAGCTGGGGCAAGGCGCCAAGCCCGGTATGGGTGGCCTGTTGCCGGGCGTAAAGGTGACGCCGGAAATTGCCGAGATTCGCGGCATCCCCGTCGGCGAGGATTCGCAGAGTCCCAATCGCCATCTCGACATCGGCAATGTCACCGAGCTGATGGATGCGATCGCGCATATTCGCGACCTCAGCGGCAAGCCCACGGGGTTCAAGGCCGTGTTCGGTGGCATGGACTGGATTGACGATCTCTGCGCCATCGTTCATCAGCGCGGCATCGAGAGTGCACCGGATTTCATCATCGTCGATGGGTCGGAAGGCGGCACCGGCGCTGCACCCCAGACCTTGATGGAAGGCGTCGGCCTGCCGCTGCGCGAGTCGTTGCCGGCCCTGGTCGACACGTTGATCCGCCAGGGGCTGCGCGATCGCATCAAAGTGATTTGCTCAGGTAAGTGCATTACGGCTTACGACGTGGCGTGGGCCTTGTCGATGGGCGCGGATTTCGTCAACTCGGCGCGTGGCTTCATGCTGGCGCTGGGATGCATCCAGTCGCTGCAGTGCAATCGCAACACATGCCCGACGGGCATCACCACGCAGAACCCGAAGCTGCAGCGTGGGCTCGTGGTCATGGACAAGAGCGAGCGCGTCGCGCACTACGCCATGAATGTCATGCATGAAGTCGGGATGATTGCGCACAGTTGCGGCGTCGACGAACCACGTCAGCTTGATCGCACGCATTGCCGCGTCGTTGGCGACGACGGCGTGTCGGTGCCGCTGATCAAGCTGTTTCCGTATCCGGACGCGAAGAGGGAAGTCGGGAGCTGACGGCTCAGCCCTTTTCGGTGTTCCAGTCACGCCAGCCTTCGGCCGTGCGCACCTGCATCGGCTGAAAGCGTCGTTTGTAGTCCATCTTCGGATGGCCTTCGATCCAGAAACCGAGATAGACCCAGGGCAGGCCGCGTCGGCGCGCAAGCTCCACTTGCTGGAGGATGGCGAACGTGCCGAGGCTGCGTCCGGTTTCTTCAGGCTCGAAAAAGGTATAGACCGCCGACAGCCCATGGAGGCAAACATCGGTGACGGCGACGCCCAGGAGTCGACTGCCTTCGCGGATCTCGAGGAACAGCGTCGGACTCCATGGCGCGGTCAGGAAGCGTCGGAAATCGCTGGCATCCGCTTCGTCCATGCCGCCGCCCGAGTGCCGGTGGCGGAGGTACTTTTCGTAGAGGTGATGGCGCTCGGCGTTGTAGCCGGCCATCGACTCGATCACCGTCAGGTCGGCATTGCGCTTGAGACAGCGCTTTTGCGTGCGATCGGGCGTGAAGCGCTCGACATCGATGCGGCAAGGCGTGCAGGCCCGGCAACTGGAGCAATACGGGTAATACAGATGCCCGCCCGCACGACGAAAACCACGCTCCAGCGCCGGGCCGTACAACTGGTCCAGCTGGGGCGCGGCCGGGTCGATGACCAGGTTCTGCGCAGTGCGATCGGCAAAGTAGCCGCACGCGTGGGGCAGGGTCTGGAAGAGGCGGACGCGATCGCTTCGCATGTCCGCATTCTAGGCGTGGGAGGGCGCCGTGTCCCGTTATGGCGGGGTGAATTCGGGTGCTGCGCAGCCGGTGAACGGTAAACGGTAAACGGTAAACGGTAGGAGCGTGCCGCGCCGAACGTGAGGGTCTTGCTCATACCGTTCACCGTTCACAGGGCGCGTAGCGCCCGGCTTCACAGCCCGCGCAGCGGGCTCCCCCGGCTAGATGACGCCCATGTACCGGAGCATCAATACGACGAACGCGCCCGCCACCGCCAGCATGACAATGCGGCGGATGCGGTTGGCGACGCTGGAGCGGCGTAGATCTGGGGTCGGGTTGCGGGCCAGGGCGAGTTCTTCGGCGTGGCGGACCACCGGCTCGATGCCGATCTCCTTGAGGACCGTGCGGGCCCGCGTGTAGTCGTCGGCCTTGCTGATCCAGACCTGTTCCCACTTGTCCCGGTTCTCGCGCTTCTGCGAATAGCTGAAGCGTTCGTAGCTGGGGCGGTTCCAGTTGGAGCGGTTGACCACGGTGGCTTCGATGCCGTTTTCGGCAAGGATGGCCATGACGCGATTGATGTTGTCCTGGCGGGGCGAGGTGTAGATCTGGCGCATGGCGTCAGTTTAGTCCATTCCGATGCGGGTCCATGCCGGCCGACCGGCTCCTGATAACTTACTTCTTGAGGCGGATCAGGCCTTCCTGGGCCGTTGACGCCACGAGGCTGCCGTCGCGACTGAAAATCTGGCCGCGTGCCAGGCCGCGCCCGGCTTGTGCGGTGGGGCTGTCGAAGGAATACAGCAGCCATTCGTCCGTGCGGAACGGGCGATGGAACCACAAGGCATGATCCAGGCTCGCCATCTGCACGTTGTGCGTGTAGTAGGAAATGCCGTGCGGCAGCGTCGCCGTGCCAATCAGGTTGAAGTCGGAGGCATACGCCAGCAAGGACCGGTGCAGGACGTCGGAGTCGGCCACGCGACCGGCCAGCCGGAACCAGATGTGCTGGTAGGGCGGGCGCTTGGTCGGATGCAGCTTGTCCTGCGGCCAGACGTGGCGGAATTCGAACGGCGCATCCACTCCCAGCCAGCGCTGCAGCTTTTCCGGCAGCTTGGCCAGCTGCTCCGGCGGCAGCGGCTGCATCGGTTCGATGTCTTCCGGCGCCGGGACTTCAGGCATCGAGGACTGGTGTTCGAAGCCTTCTTCCGGCTCCTGGAAGGAAATGGAGCCATTGAGGATGGGCTGGCCGTGCTGGATGGCTACGACGCGGCGGGAGGAGAAACTGCCGCCGTCGCGGGTCCGTTCGACGCTGTAGACAATCGGCGCATGGATGTCGCCCGCGCGCAGGAAGTAGGCGTGCAGCGAATGCGCCTGGCGCCGCGGTTCCACCGTCTGCTGGGCGGCCGACAGGGCTTGTCCCAGAACTTGCCCGCCGAACACGAAGTGGGTGCCGATATCGCGACTCTGGCCGCGGAAGAGGTTGTCCTCCAGGCGCTCCAGTTGCAGCAGGTCGACGAGTTCGAGGACGTGGCTATCCGTCATGGAAAAGGCTCAGGGAGGCAGTGGCCGGCGAGTATAGCCGGGCCGGCTCGGACCCCGCGTCCACGGTGCGACTTAGCGAACGCGCTCCAGCTCGCTGTGGGCCAGGACGCGATCCCATGGGAACAGCGGGCCCGGGTCAAGCTTGCGCGGGACCTCCCGCGTCGCGTCATCGCTGGCCGGCAGGCGAGCCGTATCCAGGTCTTCGTGGCCGGCGATCTGCTTCAGCCGTGGCAGGCGTGCCCTCAGGTCCGCCAGGAGGCCTTCGAGGGCGTCGATCTGGGCGTCGGCATAGGGTTCGGTCATGGTCTGGTGGCGCGAGTCCCACCAGTGCGGGTAACGCCCCAGGTTCACCAGTTCGATACCGATGGAGTTCGCGTTGCGGCCGCGTACATGATGCGCAACGCGGTTGTCGGGAACATAGCGATACGTGCTCCCGTCACGGTCGATGTAGTAATGCCCGCTGTTGCCGGCGCCACTATCGTGCATGACCTTCTCGCCGTACTCACGGGCGAGGGCCAGGTCAGGCAGTTCGGTGCAGTGGATGACCACCATTTCGACCGCCTCCAGGGGGCGTTCGGACAGGCAGTCGACGTAGGGCAGGAGCTGATCGTGAACAGTCGGGGCAGGCATGGCCGCGAGTCTCGCATGGGCCCGGCTATCATGTGCAGCCTTGCAGCACCTTTGGAGACCGCGATGCGCGGCCACATACTTCTTTCCCACGGCTCGGATTCGGGCCCGGACGCCACCAAGGTCAGCGCCCTGGCTGCCCTGGCCGAGTCGCTGGGCTGGTCCACGGAACGTCCCGATTACCGACAGGATGACCTGAACGGGCATGCCGGGTCGGTGCAGCCGCGCCTGGAGCGCCTGCGCGCCGCCATGGATGCCCATAAGGCGCCGGTGGTGCTGGTCGGATCCAGCATGGGGGCTTTTGTTTCGGGCCTGGCTTCGCTGGACCGGCCCGTTGCCGGCCTGTTCCTGCTGGCGACGCCGTCGGCCATTCCCGGTGTCAGCCAGGCGTTCGACCTGCGTGCCGGCGTGCCGACCGTATTCATCCATGGCTGGCGTGATGACATTTGCCCGCTGGATGCGCTTTACCCGGTCATCCGTCGCCAACGTTTGCCGTTGCTGACGCTCGATGACGACCATCGCCTGAGCGACAGCGTCGATCACATCGCCAGCGAATTCCGTTTCTTCCTCGAAAAACTGGCGGTGGCCGCATGAGCGCCTTCTTTGCGACTTGCCCCAAGGGCCTGGAATACCTGCTGCGCGACGAGCTGGCCGCGCTGGGTGCGGAAGACGTCCGTGAAGCGCTGGCAGGTGTGCATTTCGCCGGTTCGATTGAGACCGCTTATCGCGCTTGCCTGTGGTCGCGCCTGGCGAGCCGCATCCTCCTGCCGCTGGCCGAGTTCGATGCCGCGACGGACGATGCGCTCTATGCCGGCATCCAGACCATCGACTGGTCCACGCACCTGGCGGCGCACGGCACGCTCGCCGTCGATGCGGTGGCCGCCCAGAGCAAGCTGACGCACACGCAGTACATCGCGCAGCGCGTGAAAGATGCCGTGGTCGACCAGTTCCGCCAGCGTGACGGTTCGCGCCCGGACGTTGATACTGAGGAGCCTGACGTACGCATCAACGTGCGCATTCGCCGCGATCGCGCCACGGTATCGCTCGACCTTGCCGGTGCGCCCCTGCATCGGCGTGGCTGGCGCGAGCTGCAGGGCGATGCGCCGCTCAAGGAAAATCTCGCCGCCGCCATGCTGCTGCGCGCGGGCTGGCCGCAGATGTATGCCGAAGGTGGTGCGCTGCTCGACCCGATGTGTGGCTCGGGCACCTTGCTCATCGAAGGCGCGCTGATGGCGGCCGACGTCGCGCCGGGCCTGCGCCGCGAATATTTCGGTTTTCTTGGCTGGCTCAAGCACGATCTGGCAGCGTGGAAGCGTTTGCTGGATGACGCCAACCAGCGTGCCGAGACCGGCTTGCGCGCCCTTCGTTCGTGTTTCTTCGGCAGCGATGCCGATGCGCGCATGATCCAGACCGCCAAGCGCAACGCGCAGGAAGCGGGCATCTCGGGCTTCTTCACGCTCGACAAGCACGATGCGCTCAATGTGTCGCCGCCGCCGGGTTACCCGCGTGGCCTGGTCATCACCAACCCGCCCTACGGCGAGCGCCTTGGTGATCGCGCCGAGATGCCGCGACTGTACCGCGCCATTGGCGAGACCTTGCGCGAGCGCTTTGCCGGCTGGCGCGCCGCCGTGCTGGCTGGTGACGTCGAGCTCGGTCGCGCCATGCCCCTGCGTGCGGAGAAGAAATACACGCTTTACAACGGCGCGCTGGAAACCACGCTGCTGCTGTTCGAGCTGCACGCGCGATCCGACACGCCGCGCGAAGCCAAGCCGCTGTCCGAAGGCGCGCAGATGCTGCGCAATCGCCTGGAAAAGAACGTCCGCCATCTGCGCAAGCGCCTGGAACGCGAAGGCATCCATTGCTGGCGCGCTTACGATCAGGATATGCCCGAGTACGCGGCGGCCATTGACGTCTATGGCAACGCCAGCGGCGACCAGTGGCTGCATGTGCAGGAATACCGCGCACCGGCGGATGTTCCCGTGGAAACCGCGCGTCAGCGCCTGCGTGAGATCGTGCGCGTTGCTGGCGAGGTCCTGGAAGTGCCACGCGATCGAGTGGCGCTCAAGACTCGCGAACGCGGCAAGGGCGGTTCCAAGTACGGGCAGTTCGATCAGCGCGGTGAGTTCGTCGAAGTGGAAGAGGGCGGCCTGAACTTCCTGGTCAACCTGACCGATTACCTGGACACCGGCTTGTTCATCGATCACCGTCTGGTGCGCGCCAGGCTGCGCGAGCTCGCCAAGGATCGTCGCTTCCTGAATCTGTTCGCCTACACGGCAACGGCGAGCGTCTACGCGGCCGCCGGCGGCGCGCGTGATACGACCAGCGTGGATCTGTCGGGAACCTATCTGGACTGGGCATCGCGCAATCTCGCCCTCAACGGATTCTCCGGCGCCAAACACCGGCTGATGCAGGCCGATGCGATGGCATTCCTGCAGGAGGATCGCGAGCGCTACGGCGTGATCTATGTCGATCCGCCCACTTTCTCCAACTCCAAGCGCGCTGATGACTTCGATGTGCAGCGCGACCACGTGCGCATGCTCAAGGCCTGTGGGGAGCGCCTGGCGGGCGATGGCGTCATTGTCTTCTCGAATAACTTCCGTCGCTTCGAACTGGATCGTGCCGGACTGGAAGATACATTCCTGATCGAGGACTGGAGTGCCGCGAGTATTCCGTTCGACTTTGCGCGACGTTCGGATATTCACGGTTGCTGGTTGCTGCGCCTGCATCCGCAGGAATCGCCGTGGGAAAGCAGCGTCGGCCACATTCGCCATCGCTCGCGCTGACGGCGATCGCCAAACCTGAACCACCCTGCGTGTGCACGGTGGTTCAGGAGTTCTCCGGCGGATCCGGCCGTTTCGTCGTCCCGGAAAGCGATGTCGCAAGCCTGTTCTTCACCCCATGGGTGAGACCGGTTCCTTTGCCCTTGTCGTCGCCCGATCGCGACGATGGCGCTCGTCATTCAGGTTGTCGCGGTGCTGGCCAAACGCCGGATTTACGAGCGCGGGCAACCTCGAATTTGCTCAGTGTCGATTCAGCGCTTCGGACCGAGCATAGGTGCCGTGTCAGGTAGTGGTGGATGACTCTGTCGGATTCATCTGAACTCACTGTCAGGGCACGCTATGCGGAGTCCCATTCATGAACAAGTCGAAGCTTTCCAACGTCAAGCGAGTCGTGCTGGCAACTGCGGTGTTGCTGGGCTGCAGTGCCTTTGCACCGGTGTTTGCGCGCGACCACGTCAGTGTTGGCATCGGTGTCAACCTGCCGGGCGTGAGCGTCGGCTATAGCAACGGCTATGCTCGCCCCTACTACGGTCCGGCCTACTATCCGGCGCCGGTGTACTACCGTCCTGCGCCACGCGTCGTTTACTACGATGAGCCGTACGTGGTTGAGCGGCCGGTCGTGGTGCGTCGTGTGTACCAGGAGCGCGGTTACTACCATGAGCGCCCGCGTCACTACTATCGCGATTACGAAGATTGACCGAATCGCGAGACAAAGAGCCCGGCAATCGCCGGGCTCTTTTTTTATCGGTTACGGGTGATGTGGCCCGGTCATGAATCCGCCTTTCACCGCCTGATCTTCCAGCTTGTCATATTCGGCTTTGTCGATCTTGGACACGGACTGAATGGCACAAGGTGGCTCATCACGCGACCGCACCGTTTCTCCGGACTCGCCGCAGATGGCGCCCCATCCCGTCATCTTGTTCGATTGATTGGCGCGAAAGCGCAGGCTTTGGCCAATGCCCAGGCGCGGGCAGTCGTTTTGCAGCTTGACGAGGTAGCGATCAGGCCCGGCCTTGGCGATGATCGTATGGTTGTCCAGTACATACCATTGGTTGAGGCGATCGGGTCGCAGACATTCGCTGACGGGTCTTAGCGGGTGGTATTCCGGTGTGGATTTCGGAGCCGACTGAGCCTGAACGACGCTGCTGATGGCCATGGCCAGAACCAGCATCACGATGCGCGTTTTCATGAGATCACCTCATAGGTTGAATGGAACTCCCTGATACCCGCCGCTCCAGGTCACCCGGATCGATCGAGCCGGCAACATTGACCGCCCGGGACGCGGCCGCTGTCAAGCCTCTGCCATCGTTGGATCACGCAATGTGAACAAGCGGTCCGGCAAGGTTCCGGCATGCACTTTCGCTCGCGATCCAGCGGCCTCCATAACGTCCGGGCGGTGGATTCCGTGTACCGGAGCTTTTGATGAGCCCTTCCGACCTGACCGTTGCGACGTCGATCGCTTCCCGTTTCCGTGCCGTGCGGGAACAGACCGCGGCGCTGTGCACCGGCCTCTCGGCCGAAGACATGATGGTGCAGTCGATGCCGGACGCCAGTCCGACCAAATGGCATCTGGCGCACACCACCTGGTTCTTCGAAAGGTTTGTGCTCTCCAGGAACAAGACGTTTAAGGCCATCCATCCAGAATGGCACGAGCTGTTCAACTCCTATTACCAATCCGTCGGTCCCATGCATGCCCGTCCGATGCGCGGCGTGCTGTCCCGCCCGTCGCTGGATGACGTCAAGGCGTGGCGATCGCATGTCGACGAAGCACTGGCGGCCTGGCTCGAACGTGGTGCCGATGCGGAAACGCTGGCCCTCGTCGAGCTGGGCATGAACCATGAGCAACAGCACCAGGAGCTGCTGCTGACCGACATCCAGCACGCGCTTTCATGCAACGAACTGTTGCCGGCCTACGACGCCCATATCGCGTCGGTGCCGGGTGAGCCCGTGCCGCTGCGCTTCGTGGCCTGTGAAGGCGGAACCGTCGAGGTGGGGTACGAGGGCGAGGGCTTTGCCTTCGATAACGAATCGCCGCGGCACGGTTACCTGCTGCGCCCTTACATGCTGGCCAATCGCCTGGTCAGCAACAGCGAATACCTGATGTTCATCCAGGACGGCGGCTACCACGATCCGCTGCTTTGGCTGTCGGATGGATGGGCCACGGTGCAGGGCCAGGGCTGGAGCCGGCCGTTCTACTGGCAGGAGGATCTGGCCAGTGCCTTCACCCTGGGCGGCGTGCGCGAACTGGATCCGTCGGCGCCGGTAACGCATCTGAGTTACTTCGAGGCGGACGCGTTCGCTCGCTGGGCGGGTGCGCGGCTTCCCACGGAACAGGAATGGGAGCATGCGGCTGCCTCGGTCCCCGTGCAGGGCAATCTGCTCGATGGCTGGCCGCGATTGCCGCATGCGGCGCGAGGCGCGGGTCTTTTGCAGATGTTCGGTGACGCCTGGGAATGGACCGCGTCACCTTACGTGAGCTACCCGGGTTTTAAGACGCTGCCCGGTGCGCTTGGCGAATACAACGGCAAATTCATGAGCGGCCAGTGGGTGCTGCGCGGTGGTTCGTGCGCGACGCCAGTCAGCCACATCCGATGTTCTTATCGAAATTTCTTTCCGCCCCACGCGCGCTGGCAGTTCAGCGGAACCCGGCTGGCACGCGACGCCTGAGCAAGGTTGATGAATACCCAAGCTTTCGAACTGAGAGATGACGAACGACGTCCGCCGGCCAACGATCTGCTGGAGGTCGTACAGCAAGGGCTCGGACGAACGTCGAAGCAACTGCCTTCCTGGCTGTTTTACGACGAGCGCGGTTCGCAGCTGTTCGAGGATATCTGCGAGCAGCCGGAGTACTACCTGACGCGCGCGGAGCTTGCGCTGATGCGCGAGCATGGTCAGGCCATAGCCGACGTGCT belongs to Dyella terrae and includes:
- a CDS encoding alpha/beta hydrolase: MRGHILLSHGSDSGPDATKVSALAALAESLGWSTERPDYRQDDLNGHAGSVQPRLERLRAAMDAHKAPVVLVGSSMGAFVSGLASLDRPVAGLFLLATPSAIPGVSQAFDLRAGVPTVFIHGWRDDICPLDALYPVIRRQRLPLLTLDDDHRLSDSVDHIASEFRFFLEKLAVAA
- a CDS encoding FMN-binding glutamate synthase family protein: MQTSAFAHWLVVLVETLAALFIVLLVVTIMVVMVVWLVDRNQTGNSVLRNFPVIGHFRYWFLHLGEFFRQYLYSSDREEMPFNRAQRTWVYRAAKNVDNTNAFGSSRDLRAEGVPFFVNAPFPSLGEKHVEPRPVVLGPYTREPYAHAAFFNISAMSFGALSAPAVRALSMGAAKAGIWMDTGEGGLAPYHLEGGCDIVFEIGTAKYGVRTADGKLDDAKLLAICAHKQVKMVSIKLGQGAKPGMGGLLPGVKVTPEIAEIRGIPVGEDSQSPNRHLDIGNVTELMDAIAHIRDLSGKPTGFKAVFGGMDWIDDLCAIVHQRGIESAPDFIIVDGSEGGTGAAPQTLMEGVGLPLRESLPALVDTLIRQGLRDRIKVICSGKCITAYDVAWALSMGADFVNSARGFMLALGCIQSLQCNRNTCPTGITTQNPKLQRGLVVMDKSERVAHYAMNVMHEVGMIAHSCGVDEPRQLDRTHCRVVGDDGVSVPLIKLFPYPDAKREVGS
- a CDS encoding transglutaminase-like domain-containing protein; protein product: MRRLLATLLLVLVLCPLTCVQAQPATPRTETNWMTVLLGGRKIGSLRIDRVYAGDTISTTQTLSIMLNRNGTSIPLSNVISSLESDDSKPLGFGTRTRLSAMESTVEGKRQADGTFQVETIVGGARRDAVIAWPAGAVLNEGQRKAMMAASAHPGTTYPLQMFDPATQSVMDVSIEVIGNEQVQLPDGTETLSHQRQRLHQARGDQILDLWLDHEGRARRGIISMLGRQLEMQACSEACATAPVQDVDMFRAAMVDSPRPLTSNLRRDFLRYKVHVKGNIAEPFIQTDEQRITPLGNGDYYIDVGMPFAGGEAGPTSDDTQANAWLQSDAPAIRSVAAEAVGNATSNRQRMRLLRLFVSRYINQHGLDVGYASALEVLNSRQGDCTEYAVLLAALARSQGIPARVVTGMVYADRYGGASRVFLPHAWVQAWVDGRWQSYDAALRRFDMTHIALSVGDGDPWRFFSATELFNALQISDVWSAGELMAPTPPQMQTAGSPGVRGGSLGGPGGG
- a CDS encoding N-acetylmuramoyl-L-alanine amidase, yielding MPAPTVHDQLLPYVDCLSERPLEAVEMVVIHCTELPDLALAREYGEKVMHDSGAGNSGHYYIDRDGSTYRYVPDNRVAHHVRGRNANSIGIELVNLGRYPHWWDSRHQTMTEPYADAQIDALEGLLADLRARLPRLKQIAGHEDLDTARLPASDDATREVPRKLDPGPLFPWDRVLAHSELERVR
- the tesB gene encoding acyl-CoA thioesterase II, whose product is MTDSHVLELVDLLQLERLEDNLFRGQSRDIGTHFVFGGQVLGQALSAAQQTVEPRRQAHSLHAYFLRAGDIHAPIVYSVERTRDGGSFSSRRVVAIQHGQPILNGSISFQEPEEGFEHQSSMPEVPAPEDIEPMQPLPPEQLAKLPEKLQRWLGVDAPFEFRHVWPQDKLHPTKRPPYQHIWFRLAGRVADSDVLHRSLLAYASDFNLIGTATLPHGISYYTHNVQMASLDHALWFHRPFRTDEWLLYSFDSPTAQAGRGLARGQIFSRDGSLVASTAQEGLIRLKK
- a CDS encoding arginyltransferase: MRSDRVRLFQTLPHACGYFADRTAQNLVIDPAAPQLDQLYGPALERGFRRAGGHLYYPYCSSCRACTPCRIDVERFTPDRTQKRCLKRNADLTVIESMAGYNAERHHLYEKYLRHRHSGGGMDEADASDFRRFLTAPWSPTLFLEIREGSRLLGVAVTDVCLHGLSAVYTFFEPEETGRSLGTFAILQQVELARRRGLPWVYLGFWIEGHPKMDYKRRFQPMQVRTAEGWRDWNTEKG
- the purT gene encoding formate-dependent phosphoribosylglycinamide formyltransferase, which encodes MKPFGTPHSGHALRVLLLGSGELGKEVAIELQRLAVEVIAVDRYANAPAMQVAHRSHVIDMLDGAALRALIEQERPDLVVPEIEAIHTPTLVTMEEEGLKVIPTARAAWLTMDREGIRRLAAEELGLPTSRYRFCDSDEEYRAAAAEIGFPFVIKPVMSSSGKGQSVVRGDADLQHAWDYAQSGGRAGKGRVIVEGFVDFDYEITMLTVRHKDGTSFCAPIGHRQEDGDYRESWQPQPMSDAALAEAQRQADAITAGLGGWGVFGVEFFVKGDAVIFSEVSPRPHDTGLVTLISQDLSEFALHARAILGLPIPAIRQCGPSASCAVLVEGDGEAPRYHGVAEALAEPDTQLRIFGKPAVKGRRRMAVTLARDESIESAKARAMRAAGKISVTF